The genomic stretch TGGCGCGACCCCTGATAGAGGGTCTGTCGGTGCCGACGGTGGTCAGCGATCCTTCCGGGATGGCGCTGTTCGACATCGAACCCATCGGTTTCGGGGACGCGCTGCGCGCGGCGATGCTCGAGGAGGTGGCGGTTTAGCCGCAGCAATGGCGATCGGGGTCGAGAGCGTCTGGCAGTATCCGCGGCCGCCTGTGGCGGTAGCCTGCTCGCGGCGGGCCCGCGTCGAACTGGCCGGTGCGGTGCTGGCCGAGTCGGTCCGGGCGCTGAGGGTGCTCGAGACCAGCCATCCGCCGACCATCTACATCCCTCCGGGCGACGTTCGAGTCGAGCTCTTGGTCCCCGGAGGCGCGGCGACGACATGGTGCGAGTTCAAGGGAGAAGCAACCTACCTCGACGCTTCGATCGGGGAAAGGCGTTTCACAGCCATCGCCTGGACGTACCGCGATCCCGCCTCTCAGTACGCAGTCCTGCGTGACCACGTCGCGTTCTACCCCACCTGGGTCGATGCCGCCTGGCTCGATGACGAGAGAGTCCGCGCGCAGGAGAGCGACTTCTACGGTGGCTGGATCACCGACGAGGTGATCGGTCCGTTCAAAGGTCCCGGCGGCACTGCCGGGTGGTAATGCCCTGCGATTCGCGCCACGGGCTGGTTGTCCTTTCGAACAGCTCGGATGTCAGCCGTGACCTGAACTCACCTGCCCCTTGACGCCCGCGCCACCCATCGGTAAACCCGCGTGATGACTACCGAAGGATGCGCTCAGGCGATCAGCGGCCCAGATCATCGACCGCCGCCGCCGTCCCCCGGGCTGCCGAAGGTGGTGCAGACGGCGGGCTTCATCTTTGGCGGCGTGACGTTCCTTGAGGCCATGCGGCGGCGCTATGGCGGGGCCATCACGATGAGGACGGCCTTCGACGACGGGTTCGTGATGGTCTTCGATCCCGACATGGTCAAGTCGCTGTTCCAGGGACCGGTCGAGAGCCTCCACGCGGGCGAAGCCAACGCCATGCTCGGTCCGATCCTCGGCGCTCGCTCAGTCCTGCTTCTTGACGGCGCCGAGCATCTGAGCCACCGCCGGCTGATGCTCCCGTTTTT from Chloroflexota bacterium encodes the following:
- a CDS encoding DUF427 domain-containing protein, whose product is MAIGVESVWQYPRPPVAVACSRRARVELAGAVLAESVRALRVLETSHPPTIYIPPGDVRVELLVPGGAATTWCEFKGEATYLDASIGERRFTAIAWTYRDPASQYAVLRDHVAFYPTWVDAAWLDDERVRAQESDFYGGWITDEVIGPFKGPGGTAGW